Proteins encoded in a region of the Ornithodoros turicata isolate Travis chromosome 3, ASM3712646v1, whole genome shotgun sequence genome:
- the LOC135388609 gene encoding uncharacterized protein LOC135388609 has protein sequence MCISSVKTKKFGCNGVLPTNLASRRNVLTNVPLPERKEGECFKYNTLALLHPQERNRWKKYENYATEYWWPSHFPVSFADLDEFEEKNRISVYVYAYVDQGVHVSRPPKLESEKKIHLLEVDEHFFGIKSLERLLTRKNTRFVCERCTRSFNEEKSMAKHRRLCADVNEILLEFCEPGENFVKFTKIQYMQQYNYVVALDTESVLAPSSDGMQRHITSSFCAVLVRTHDSRVLRIRTHHGEDAAKQCVKALMEMRDEMIALNACSAAMVLNDEQCAEHRAATHCAYCKQEFTEDLPRVRHHDHSKHCSAGETNYIATLCNPCNVACTTREKLPIMVHNLSYDLAGLLREFHVLGWKRPPFIVASSMEKIRSFEIGTFLFRDTMQYLNSSLGELVETVKCMGGAEAFQCLKQAFGDDYEILLRKGVFPYSYISSFAVYDELTLPEKSAFRNDLTGEDISDEDYQYALHVFEHFGCSSLRDYNALYLKTDALLHADVMQHFRRLCYSASGLELLHCVSLASYSWLNYTRAKLELIIDEDMYRTIESGVRGGLCQASRRHLRANNPLCSGYDPDKEEVYISYIDCNNLYGFSMIKHLPIGDFEWVEDFSSVDFMRHPTDSDVGYVYVCDLEYPKSIHALTRYFPLAPEKMVVPKDWLSPFQRGLLEELMYQPANSKKLLLTCKDKVEYVVHYALLALYCRLGMRVTKIHRILKFRQAPFLRPYIEDNVARRVASSTTFKKNFYKLSNNAVFGRTLLNKFNMRDIRVAFDEETASRLGSRAECVRMEILSPDCVMYEMRKRKVRCDFPLQIGFTILGLSKLTMYSFYYETLLSKLTCPVIACYFDTNSLILGLFCKDYEDQLRAIADDHLDLSSFDRDHPLYSEKNHGRLGAFKSETGSVPIEEVICLKAKMYSIKLAGGKQIARAKGVKKNIVRKHLLHETYYNTLFNHTSISNEQVSIVGKKQCMYTIRNVKRSLMAYDDKRYLCNDIESYPYGSCEYGDVQEEN, from the exons atgtgtatttcctctgtgaaaactaaaaaattcgggtgcaatggggtacttcccactaaTTTGGCTAGTCGTAGGAATGTCCTAACAAATGTCCctttaccagagcgtaaggagggcgagtgctttaaatacaatacgctcgccctcttgcacccacaggaaaggaaccgatggaaaaaatatgaaaattatgcaacagagtactggtggcctagtcacttccctgtttcattcgctgatctggacgagttcgaagagaaaaataggatatctgtgtacgtgtacgcgtacgtcgatcagggagtgcacgtgtcgcgacccccaaaactggaaagcgaaaagaaaattcacttattggaggttgatgagcattttttcggaattaagtccctcgagcgtttgttgacgagaaagaacacgcgtttcgtatgcgaacgttgcactcgctcttttaatgaggaaaagagcatggcgaaacatcgacgcctttgcgcggacgtgaacgaaatcctattAGAATTTTGTGAACCCGGAGAAAACTTTGTaaaatttactaaaatacagtacatgcaacagtacaactacgttgtcgcgctggacacggagagcgtacttgcGCCCAGTAGtgatggcatgcagcgtcacatcacctctagcttttgtgccgtgctcgtgcgtacccacgactcaagggtgttgcgcatcaggacgcaccatggggaagatgcagcaaagcagtgtgtgaaggcgctcatggaaatgcgagatgagatgatcgccctgaacgcttgctccgccgcaatggtgctgaatgatgagcaatgcgctgagcacagagctgctacccactgtgcgtactgtaaacaggagtttaccgaagatctaccccgtgtccggcatcatgatcattcgaagcattgtagtgcgggcgagacaaattatatcgcaactttgtgtaacccctgtaacgtcgcgtgcacgacgagggaaaaattgccgatcatggtacacaatttgtcctacgatttggccgggctgctgcgggaatttcacgttctcgggtggaagcgacctcccttcattgtagccagctccatggaaaaaattcgttcgtttgaaattggcaccttcctcttcagagataccatgcagtacctgaattcgtcgctgggggagCTTGTGGAAACTGTCAAATGCATGGGGggtgcagaggcgttccaatgccttaAGCAGGCATTTGGAGatgactacgaaattttgcttcgtaaaggtgtattcccgtacagctatATTAGTTCTTTCGCAGTGTACGATGAATTGaccttgccagaaaaatccgcctttcgaaacgatctaactggggaagatataagtgacgaagactaccagtacgctctgcatgtatttgaacattttgggtgctcgagtttacgggattataatgcattgtacctgaaaacggatgccctattacatgctgacgtgatgcagcacttccgacgtctgtgctacagcgcaagtggattggaattgcttcattgtgtttctctagcatcctattcgtggctaAATTACACtcgggcaaaattggagttaatcatcgacgaggacatgtacagaaccatcgaatcgggcgttagaggtgggctctgtcaggcgagcaggcgtcatttacgtgccaataaccctctgtgtagtggctatgatcccgataaagaggaggtgtacatatcatacatagattgcaacaatctttacggattcagtatgataaagcacctcccaattggtgatttcgaatgggtcgaggattttagctccgtggattttatgcgtcaccccactgattcagacgttggctacgtgtatgtatgtgacttggagtatccaaaatctatccacgcactgacacggtactttcccctggctcctgagaagatggtcgtcccgaaggattggctctcgccattccagcgagggcttctcgaagaattaatgtatcagccagctaacagcaaaaagctgctgctcacgtgcaaggacaaggtcgagtacgtcgttcattatgcactgctcgctctctattgtagattgggtatgagagtgacaaaaattcacagaattctaaaatttcgccaggcaccattcctgcgtccctacatcgaggacaatgttgccagacgcgttgcctcgagcacgacgttcaaaaaaaatttctataaactctcaaataatgcggtattcggaagaacgcttttaaataaatttaacatgcgggacattcgagtagcctttgatgaggagacggcgagtcgcctcgggagtcgggcggaatgcgtgaggatggaaattttgtccccggattgtgtcatgtacgaaatgcgcaaaagaaaagtgcgatgcgatttcccgctccagattgggtttacgattttgggactgagtaaattaaccatgtactcattctactacgaaaccttgctgagtaagctcacttgtccagtgatcgcctgttactttgacacgaattctctgatcctcggcctattctgcaaggactacgaagatcagttacgagcgatcgctgacgaccacttagatttgtcttccttcgaccgggatcatccactgtacagtgaaaagaatcatgggagacttggggctttcaaaagcgaaactggtagtgtacctatcgaagaagtaatatgcttgaaagctaaaatgtattccatcaaattagctggaggaaagcaaattgcaagagctaaaggggtcaaaaagaatattgtacgcaagcacctcctccatgagacatactacaataccttgttcaatcacacgagcatatcgaacgaacaagtatcaatcgttggaaagaaacagtgcatgtacaccatcagaaacgtcaaaagaagtctgatggcatacgacgacaagagatacctctgtaatgacatcgaatcctacccttacggaagctgtgaatatg gagatgtgcaggaagagaactga
- the LOC135389644 gene encoding E3 SUMO-protein ligase ZBED1-like — MAQQERSLSRKRSAIWTLFTPAGDHVAKCNFCGALTSYKGGATANLWRHARTKHPTLTVSRACPIRGPQQQLVVENVDDPGLLDPLPSAAASSSEVASTSSCTVTTVCAPSTSSQPVASEGRRREIQSTISQFVSRPLPHSKTAKLDEELVKLIVKEYHPFSLVEGERFRSFVRALNPGYVLPTRKTLSSTLLSQQYTKISEDVRRQLRCATHVCLTTDGWTSLTNESYIALTAHFFDENCDLRSCLLECFAYSARHTAENLAIELQRVAREWHVEEKVSAVVSDNAANITAAVRICGWPHHPCFAHTLNLVVQTGVREIINVQAKVKAIVRFFKQSAHGLAKLQSMQQQMGAPMLKLKQDVPTRWNSTYEMFSRLITLKEAIQSTLAILDSGVESLSQSEWHIVEKSCDILKPFLEVTTEMSSEKAVTASKVILLSNALMAHVGNAAKDESLPEICAKMVQVLDEQMKKRFSDVEAVKILAEATFLDPRFKRHGFRKEVTFRNAYRWLTQQANSVEVAECDQSRFQLSAQEANQDSPSIWQTFDTTVSSLVNPANPTAAGIRELDKYLQEPMIPRKTNPILWWKERRHVYPRLFEIMKSRLCVVATSVPCERIFSKAGQIVTERRNRLGHNKVSKVLFLNANMQ; from the coding sequence ATGGCGCAGCAGGAACGAAGTTTGTCGCGAAAGCGAAGTGCAATCTGGACATTGTTTACGCCCGCTGGAGACCATGTTGCAAAATGCAATTTTTGTGGCGCTCTTACGTCCTACAAGGGGGGAGCAACGGCAAATCTCTGGCGTCACGCGCGTACCAAGCACCCTACGTTAACTGTTTCAAGGGCATGTCCTATCCGAGGCCCACAGCAACAGTTAGTTGTCGAAAATGTGGACGATCCTGGGTTGCTGGACCCCCTGCCCTCCGCGGCTGCGTCAAGCTCGGAAGTAGCCTCGACAAGTTCGTGCACAGTGACAACTGTCTGTGCACCATCAACTTCATCTCAGCCAGTGGCGTCCGAGGGACGACGAAGGGAAATTCAAAGTACAATTTCACAGTTCGTGTCACGACCACTGCCTCACAGCAAGACAGCCAAGCTTGATGAGGAACTTGTCAAATTAATAGTAAAGGAGTATCACCCGTTCTCTCTTGTCGAAGGTGAGCGGTTTCGCAGTTTCGTGCGCGCTCTCAACCCGGGATATGTCCTTCCTACGAGAAAGACACTGTCCTCTACACTTCTTTCGCAGCAGTACACAAAAATCTCGGAAGACGTAAGAAGGCAGCTGCGATGTGCTACGCATGTTTGCTTGACAACGGATGGATGGACTTCACTGACAAACGAGAGCTACATCGCTTTAACAGCGCACTTCTTTGATGAAAACTGTGATCTGAGATCGTGCCTCCTTGAATGCTTTGCATATAGTGCAAGGCATACTGCAGAGAACCTCGCAATAGAACTGCAACGAGTGGCAAGAGAGTGGCATGTGGAAGAAAAAGTGTCAGCTGTGGTAAGTGACAACGCAGCGAATATTACTGCCGCCGTACGCATATGTGGTTGGCCCCACCATCCCTGTTTTGCGCATACACTGAACTTAGTTGTTCAAACAGGTGTACGCGAAATTATCAACGTGCAAGCTAAGGTTAAAGCCATTGTTCGCTTTTTCAAGCAGAGTGCTCACGGACTGGCGAAGCTCCAATCGATGCAGCAACAAATGGGTGCACCGATGTTAAAATTGAAACAAGACGTTCCAACAAGATGGAATTCCACATATGAAATGTTTTCAAGGTTGATAACTTTGAAGGAGGCTATACAGTCGACACTGGCCATCCTCGACTCCGGGGTGGAGTCACTCTCCCAGAGTGAATGGCATATTGTGGAAAAATCCTGTGACATACTGAAGCCGTTTTTGGAAGTAACCACTGAAATGAGTAGCGAGAAGGCAGTGACAGCATCAAAAGTAATTTTGCTGAGCAATGCTCTCATGGCCCACGTGGGAAACGCCGCAAAAGATGAAAGCCTCCCTGAAATCTGCGCAAAAATGGTTCAGGTTCTTGACGAGCAAATGAAAAAGCGATTTTCCGATGTGGAAGCCGTGAAAATACTGGCTGAAGCAACGTTTTTGGACCCTCGTTTCAAGAGACACGGGTTTCGTAAGGAGGTCACATTCAGAAATGCCTACCGTTGGCTCACACAACAAGCAAACTCCGTTGAAGTTGCAGAGTGCGACCAATCAAGGTTCCAGCTTTCTGCACAGGAGGCAAACCAGGACTCTCCGTCCATTTGGCAGACTTTCGACACAACCGTGTCGAGCCTCGTCAATCCCGCAAATCCAACTGCGGCTGGGATACGCGAACTAGACAAGTACTTGCAGGAGCCCATGATTCCGAGGAAAACAAATCCAATTCTCTGGTGGAAAGAAAGGAGACACGTCTATCCGCGTCTTTTTGAAATAATGAAGAGTAGGCTGTGTGTCGTCGCAACGTCAGTCCCATGTGAAAGAATCTTCTCCAAAGCTGGACAGATTGTGACGGAAAGAAGAAACCGCCTTGGGCACAACAAGGTTTCGAAAGTGCTATTTTTGAATGCAAACATGCAGTGA